The SAR324 cluster bacterium region AGTTGCTCAAATTGATTTTTCCTGATCATTTGCCTAACAAGCGTAGAACTGACAGTTTTTCCACCTAATTGTAATGGTGGCACCTCTTGAACTAGAAAACCAAGTTGTTTTCCTAAGGTTTCCAAAGTTTTAAAGTCACCGGCACGTTGACAACCGAATCTAAAATCATAACCCACTACAACTTGACTGAGATTGTAGGGCTCTACCAGAAAGCGTCTCACAAAACCCTCTGGAGAAAGCTCAGAAAGTTCTTTAGTGAACGGTAGCGTTTTTATCTCATCAAGACCAGCCTGATTTAATAGTTGTTCTTGATGAAAACGAGAATTGATTCTTTCAACTGGCCGATTACCAAGTACTTCTTGAGGATGAGGATCAAAAGTGACCAAGGCAGATTTGCCGGCGAATGAATGAGAAGCCTGTAGTGTAGTTTCAATAAGAGCTCGATGCCCTAAATGAAGGCCATCAAAATTTCCTATCGTGATTGCAAATTCAACTTTTGACATACTATTCGACAATACTTAATTTCACTGAAGATAAAATTTGAGTGAATATGTGAATCAAGGGCAGGCTCTTCTTTTTCTGGCAAAACAATTCCAAATATCAAGTCACCTAGGTAATCGTGAGTACCGAATTTTTAATATTTTCCCTGATCTTTCTAGGAATTCTGCATGAAAGTTTGATTTATTGGTTACAGTATAAATTCATCTTCTACACTAGGTTATTCGGGTCCAAAGCTTTTATAATTCACAGCATTCAACTAGGGTCCAGCTGGCTACT contains the following coding sequences:
- a CDS encoding bifunctional riboflavin kinase/FAD synthetase yields the protein MSKVEFAITIGNFDGLHLGHRALIETTLQASHSFAGKSALVTFDPHPQEVLGNRPVERINSRFHQEQLLNQAGLDEIKTLPFTKELSELSPEGFVRRFLVEPYNLSQVVVGYDFRFGCQRAGDFKTLETLGKQLGFLVQEVPPLQLGGKTVSSTLVRQMIRKNQFEQLPMYLGRSYGIRGSVEIGDQRGRILGFPTANISPNVNLALNKGVYVSRVCWQGRRFLGVTNFGTRPTFHKDQTLLETHLLDEKIDLYGEIIEVQPLAFLRQVVKFSGPDELKAQIVKDIQQSRNYLERSKQILEKPN